A section of the Gloeobacter violaceus PCC 7421 genome encodes:
- a CDS encoding acyl carrier protein — translation METQPLSNPARKTAAVHPHEAEIQEWLIAYLAQLLDIRPDKVDIAIPFERYGLDSSASIGMTGDLEAWLGCELDPALLYDYQTIEILARHLAGRV, via the coding sequence ATGGAAACACAGCCTCTGTCGAATCCGGCCCGGAAGACGGCCGCTGTCCACCCGCACGAAGCGGAGATTCAGGAGTGGCTGATTGCCTATCTGGCACAGTTGCTCGACATCCGCCCGGACAAAGTCGATATCGCGATCCCCTTCGAGCGCTACGGACTGGATTCCTCCGCTTCGATCGGCATGACGGGCGATCTCGAAGCCTGGCTGGGCTGCGAACTTGATCCGGCCCTGCTGTACGACTACCAGACCATCGAGATCCTGGCCCGCCACCTGGCTGGCCGGGTTTGA
- a CDS encoding acyl carrier protein has protein sequence MEVQHLDRIRPSGDCPTAPQIEAWLAARLAQFLGIAAERIDSTVPFSDYALDSSVAVTVTTEMGNWLGRDLEPTLFWEFINIESVAEHLGA, from the coding sequence ATGGAAGTGCAGCATCTTGACCGTATCCGGCCTTCCGGCGATTGCCCGACGGCGCCGCAAATCGAAGCCTGGTTGGCTGCCCGCCTGGCCCAGTTTCTGGGCATCGCGGCAGAACGCATCGATAGCACCGTTCCCTTTAGCGACTACGCCCTCGACTCCTCCGTGGCCGTCACCGTCACCACAGAGATGGGCAACTGGCTCGGGCGCGATCTTGAACCCACCCTCTTTTGGGAATTTATCAACATCGAATCGGTCGCCGAACACCTCGGCGCCTGA
- a CDS encoding type I polyketide synthase — protein MDTGTRMGEPIAIVGMGCRFPGGAENPERFWQLLRDGVDAIRDVPPERWNLADLYDPAPGAPGKTCTRRGGFLEQVDRFDAEFFGISPPEAQRMDPQQRLVLEVAWEALEDAAIVPVALAGSRTGVFIGICHSDYDTLAFRQYSGIHMLDTTGTSDCIAANRLSYLLDLRGPSLAIDTACSSSLAALHLACQSLWLAESTLALAGGVHLNLSPERSIGLSQGRMLATDGRCKTFDAQADGYVRGEGCGVLVLKRLSDALADRDPIRAIIRGTAVNHNGRSNGLTAPNTAAQEEVIRRALAQAGVQPSQVSYVETHATGTALGDLIEFKALKAVLGQRQQGDPRCLLGSLKTNIGHLEAAAGIAGLIKVTLALQHRQIPPSLSPQRLHPYIRLDGTPFEIPTRGQSWEPGGELRLAGVSAFGFGGTNAHLLLQEAPPEPPAPPNHPTIPHLLTLTARSDAALRQLAGRFANHLDAAHPAHLPDICFSANTGRTLFAFRLALVAEHPAEMAGLLAAFGCGQRPPGVHFGHSPRRRTAVVEVEEGAYPRPQSSLAERRRMLEVLGGWFVEGSAAVEWGRLAGDGRMRRVSLPTYPFERQRYWMESPPAATAAVKASDQTKEV, from the coding sequence ATGGACACCGGCACCCGGATGGGGGAGCCCATCGCCATCGTCGGGATGGGCTGCCGGTTTCCCGGCGGGGCTGAAAACCCCGAGCGCTTCTGGCAGCTGCTGCGCGACGGGGTCGACGCGATTCGCGATGTGCCCCCCGAACGCTGGAACCTGGCGGATCTGTACGATCCCGCTCCCGGGGCGCCGGGAAAGACCTGCACGCGCCGGGGCGGTTTTCTGGAGCAGGTGGACCGGTTCGACGCCGAATTTTTTGGCATCTCCCCACCCGAGGCGCAGCGGATGGACCCCCAGCAGCGGCTGGTCCTGGAGGTGGCCTGGGAAGCGCTTGAAGATGCCGCCATCGTGCCTGTGGCGCTCGCCGGCAGCCGGACGGGAGTGTTTATCGGCATCTGCCACAGCGACTACGACACGCTCGCCTTTCGCCAGTACTCGGGTATTCACATGCTGGACACCACCGGCACCTCCGACTGCATCGCCGCCAACCGCCTGTCCTACCTGCTGGACCTGCGCGGCCCGAGTCTGGCAATCGACACGGCCTGTTCCTCCTCGCTGGCGGCTTTGCACCTGGCCTGCCAGAGTCTGTGGTTGGCAGAGTCGACCCTGGCGCTGGCGGGCGGCGTGCACCTGAACCTGTCTCCGGAGCGCAGCATCGGCCTCAGTCAGGGGCGGATGCTGGCGACGGACGGCCGCTGCAAGACCTTCGACGCGCAGGCCGACGGCTACGTGCGCGGCGAGGGCTGCGGGGTGCTCGTTCTGAAGCGTCTGAGCGACGCGCTCGCCGATCGAGACCCGATCCGGGCGATTATCCGGGGGACCGCCGTCAACCACAACGGCCGCAGCAACGGCCTGACCGCCCCGAACACCGCCGCGCAGGAGGAAGTGATCCGCCGGGCTCTTGCCCAGGCAGGCGTACAACCGTCGCAGGTGAGCTATGTCGAGACCCACGCGACCGGCACCGCCCTGGGGGATCTTATCGAGTTCAAGGCCCTCAAGGCCGTACTGGGTCAGCGTCAGCAAGGCGATCCACGTTGCTTGCTGGGCTCGCTCAAGACGAACATCGGCCATCTCGAGGCCGCCGCCGGAATCGCCGGGCTCATCAAGGTCACCCTGGCCCTCCAACACCGACAGATTCCACCTTCTTTATCCCCCCAGCGGCTGCATCCTTACATTCGCCTCGACGGCACCCCCTTTGAAATTCCGACCCGGGGACAATCCTGGGAGCCTGGGGGCGAATTGCGCCTGGCCGGGGTGAGCGCCTTCGGCTTCGGCGGCACCAACGCCCACCTCCTCCTGCAAGAAGCCCCCCCCGAACCGCCTGCTCCCCCCAACCACCCGACTATCCCCCACCTGCTCACCCTCACCGCCCGCTCCGATGCCGCCCTGCGCCAACTGGCCGGGCGCTTCGCCAATCACCTGGACGCCGCCCACCCCGCCCACCTGCCGGATATTTGCTTTTCGGCCAACACCGGACGCACACTGTTCGCCTTTCGGCTGGCGCTCGTGGCGGAGCACCCCGCCGAGATGGCGGGCCTGCTGGCAGCTTTTGGCTGTGGCCAAAGACCGCCGGGAGTGCACTTTGGCCACAGCCCGCGGCGGCGGACGGCGGTGGTGGAGGTGGAGGAGGGTGCCTATCCGCGGCCGCAAAGCTCGTTGGCAGAGCGGCGGCGGATGCTGGAGGTGCTGGGTGGGTGGTTCGTAGAAGGCTCGGCGGCGGTGGAGTGGGGGCGGTTGGCGGGGGATGGGCGGATGCGGCGGGTGTCGCTGCCGACTTACCCCTTCGAGCGACAACGCTACTGGATGGAGTCGCCCCCCGCCGCGACGGCGGCAGTCAAAGCATCAGATCAGACGAAGGAGGTTTAA
- a CDS encoding class I SAM-dependent methyltransferase: MNTAATAQACASAQAIQYHYDLGNEFYRLWLDSSMTYSCGLWEADGTLEEAQARKIDHHIREARAAGGGRVLDIGCGWGGTLRSLVGAHGVTRAVGLTLSQTQATWIAAFGHPRIEVRLESWQDHAPAEPYDAIISVGAFEHFARPELTGAQKVQVYREFFERCHGWLPPGGRLSLQTIAYGNVPKQQMHPFFSSEIFPESDLPTLTEIAQASARTFEVIALRNDAEDYRLTCQSWLTRLKSHRAQAVALVGEAAVSRYEKYLALFVLSFRTRAMHLLRITLRRNDRLFDQQGDHQTTHGQSSDTRARSAASPGMKGEGFYDAHSDSQKLALVSAQALIAGAVRRIPPLTDSRPFTIVDYGCSEGRNSLMAVQWALDALAGQEDLQPTICVVHNDLPTNNFNGLFRNLGSTGCCLETANGCPIYVFAAGRSFYRQILPSGSASFGLSSTALHWLSRPPVVHFPEHTYSGWARGSVREAFAAQSRQDLTTFLSCRAQETRPGGRLVLLMLGRADAGELAGIDGEKISGLMTTELMNQVLIEMVEDGTLDRQEYHDFFYPTYCPSLAEVLAPLQEPGSPLVEQFTVEHAEVQALPCPLYTRYRQSGNLQEYAQAYTAFIRAFSEPLFAQTLFRGRARLLENYYAGVHSRIARSPQAFVHEQVQLQLVLARN; this comes from the coding sequence ATGAATACCGCTGCGACGGCCCAGGCTTGCGCCTCGGCGCAGGCCATTCAATACCACTACGACCTGGGAAACGAATTTTACCGGCTGTGGCTCGACAGCAGCATGACCTATTCCTGCGGTCTTTGGGAAGCAGACGGCACGCTGGAGGAGGCCCAGGCCCGCAAGATCGACCATCACATCCGCGAAGCCCGGGCCGCGGGGGGCGGCCGGGTCCTGGACATCGGCTGCGGCTGGGGGGGAACACTGCGGTCGCTGGTCGGGGCGCACGGTGTCACCCGGGCCGTCGGACTCACCCTGAGCCAAACCCAGGCCACCTGGATCGCCGCTTTTGGCCATCCCCGCATCGAAGTCCGGCTCGAAAGCTGGCAGGACCATGCGCCGGCAGAACCTTACGACGCGATCATCTCCGTGGGCGCTTTCGAGCACTTCGCCAGACCGGAGCTCACCGGTGCGCAAAAAGTGCAAGTCTACCGCGAGTTTTTCGAACGTTGCCACGGTTGGCTGCCGCCCGGCGGGCGGCTTTCGCTGCAGACGATCGCCTACGGCAACGTCCCCAAGCAGCAGATGCATCCATTTTTCTCCAGCGAGATCTTCCCCGAATCGGACTTGCCGACCCTGACGGAGATCGCCCAAGCGAGCGCGCGCACGTTCGAAGTGATCGCTTTGCGCAACGACGCGGAGGATTACCGGCTCACCTGCCAAAGCTGGCTGACGCGCTTGAAATCGCACCGGGCGCAGGCCGTGGCCCTGGTCGGGGAGGCGGCGGTCAGCCGATACGAGAAGTATCTGGCGCTGTTTGTGCTCAGCTTTCGCACCAGGGCTATGCACCTGCTGCGCATCACCCTGCGCCGCAACGACCGGCTTTTTGACCAGCAAGGCGACCACCAGACGACGCACGGGCAGAGTTCAGATACCAGGGCAAGGTCGGCGGCCTCTCCCGGCATGAAGGGGGAAGGTTTCTACGACGCACACTCTGACTCTCAAAAGCTCGCTCTAGTCTCGGCGCAGGCGCTGATTGCCGGAGCGGTCCGCCGCATCCCGCCGCTTACGGACAGCCGACCGTTTACGATCGTCGATTACGGCTGCTCCGAAGGCCGGAACTCCCTGATGGCCGTCCAGTGGGCTCTCGATGCCCTTGCCGGCCAAGAAGATCTCCAACCGACCATTTGTGTTGTCCACAACGACCTGCCCACCAACAATTTCAACGGGTTGTTCCGCAACCTGGGCTCAACCGGGTGCTGCCTGGAGACGGCCAACGGGTGTCCAATCTATGTCTTCGCCGCCGGCCGTTCGTTCTACCGCCAGATCCTCCCCAGCGGCTCAGCCAGTTTCGGCCTCTCGTCGACCGCTTTGCACTGGTTAAGCCGTCCGCCTGTTGTGCACTTTCCGGAGCACACCTACTCCGGATGGGCCAGGGGGTCGGTGCGCGAAGCTTTCGCCGCACAATCCCGACAGGATCTGACCACTTTTTTGTCCTGCCGAGCTCAAGAAACCCGGCCCGGCGGACGGCTGGTGCTGTTGATGCTCGGGCGGGCGGATGCCGGTGAATTGGCAGGGATCGACGGCGAGAAAATCAGTGGGTTGATGACGACCGAACTGATGAACCAGGTGCTCATCGAAATGGTGGAAGACGGCACCCTCGATCGCCAGGAATACCACGACTTTTTCTATCCCACCTACTGCCCGTCTCTGGCGGAGGTGCTTGCCCCGCTCCAGGAACCCGGCTCGCCGTTGGTAGAGCAATTTACCGTCGAGCATGCCGAGGTGCAGGCTCTGCCCTGTCCTCTCTACACCCGCTACCGGCAGAGCGGCAATCTCCAGGAGTACGCGCAGGCGTACACGGCCTTCATCCGGGCATTCAGCGAACCGCTGTTTGCCCAAACCCTTTTTCGCGGCCGAGCGCGCTTGCTGGAGAATTACTACGCCGGAGTACACAGCCGCATCGCCCGCAGTCCGCAAGCGTTTGTCCACGAACAAGTGCAGTTGCAGCTTGTCCTGGCCAGAAATTGA
- a CDS encoding acyl-CoA desaturase — MDAKPIFSQATSKGPRKTLDSARLKNHQRLHAVAVSSLSLLGCLAALALVCLGRPPGAVEVGLFLGGFLCTGFGVNIGLHRHFTHRSFQAVTPVRVALAILGSMAAQGPVIFWVALHRLHHEFSDQPGDIHSPHFHGEGWWGSVRGLWHAHVGWTFDHAVPNAAYYAGDLLRDRAIAPISRTYFFWVFLGLLIAAVLGGVLTGTWMGVLTGFLWGGPVRIFCWHNMIWSITSCAHFFGERPFDADDRSTNNFWFAIPTLGESWHNNHHAFPNAAMAGLEWWQIDPSGWVIRALEKLGLVWDVKIPTQAMRRAKARAI; from the coding sequence ATGGACGCAAAGCCGATCTTCTCGCAGGCGACGAGCAAAGGCCCGCGCAAGACCCTCGACAGTGCCCGCTTGAAAAACCACCAGCGGCTGCACGCCGTCGCGGTCAGTTCGCTGTCGCTGCTGGGCTGTCTGGCGGCCCTGGCGTTGGTTTGCCTGGGCCGACCGCCGGGCGCTGTAGAAGTCGGGCTTTTTCTGGGCGGGTTCCTCTGCACCGGCTTCGGGGTGAACATCGGTCTGCACCGGCACTTTACCCACCGCAGCTTCCAGGCCGTTACGCCTGTGCGGGTGGCGCTTGCGATCCTCGGTTCGATGGCGGCCCAGGGGCCTGTAATCTTCTGGGTGGCCCTGCACCGCTTGCACCACGAGTTCAGCGACCAACCGGGGGACATCCATTCCCCCCACTTTCACGGCGAGGGGTGGTGGGGAAGCGTGCGGGGGCTCTGGCACGCCCACGTCGGCTGGACGTTCGACCATGCCGTTCCAAACGCCGCCTACTATGCCGGTGACCTGCTGCGGGACAGAGCGATCGCGCCCATCAGCCGGACTTATTTTTTCTGGGTGTTTCTCGGCCTGCTGATTGCGGCGGTGTTGGGCGGTGTGCTCACCGGGACGTGGATGGGAGTGCTCACCGGCTTTTTGTGGGGTGGACCGGTGCGGATTTTCTGCTGGCACAACATGATCTGGTCGATCACCTCCTGCGCGCACTTTTTTGGTGAACGTCCTTTCGATGCCGATGACCGGAGCACCAACAATTTCTGGTTTGCCATCCCGACTCTGGGCGAGTCCTGGCACAACAACCACCACGCCTTTCCGAACGCAGCGATGGCGGGTCTGGAGTGGTGGCAGATCGATCCTTCCGGCTGGGTTATCCGTGCACTAGAAAAACTGGGCCTGGTCTGGGACGTGAAGATCCCCACCCAAGCGATGCGCCGGGCCAAGGCAAGAGCGATCTGA
- a CDS encoding beta-ketoacyl synthase N-terminal-like domain-containing protein, giving the protein MDREPIAIVGMGCRFPGGVDSPGQFWQLLCDGADAISDLPPARWNLADLDTLEPGASEMKHARRGGFLEQVDRFDAEFFGISPREAVTIDPQQRLVLEVAWEALEDACQIPGRLAGTRTGVFVGLSSFDYYELLMADGRNFDAYLGTGNTNCVAANRLSYVLDLKGPSLAVDAACSSSLVAVHLACQSLWNGESDLCVAAGVHVMLSPRITMSFIKAGMMAADGRCKTFDARADGYVRSEGAGALILKPQSSALADGNRIYAVIRGSGTNHNGRSNGLTAPNPRAQESLLRQVWRQADVLPGQVQYVEAHGTGTALGDAMESKALGAVLCEGYPSGRSCLVGSVKTNIGHLEAAAGIAGIIKVALALHHRRIPPNLHFEQPNPHIPFERLPLQVVRELTPWEPGGELRLAGVSAFGFGGTNAHLLLQEAPPEPPAPPNHPTIPHLLTLTARSDAALRQLAGRFANHLDAAHPAHLPDICFSANTGRTLFAFRLALVAEHPAEMAGLLAAFGCGQRPPGVHFGHSPRRRTAVVEVEEGAYPRPQSSLVERRRMLEVLGGWFVEGSAAVEWGRLAGDGRMRRVSLPTYPFERQRYWMAPEQQPLPVHPTPAKVPQPPHTPRDRLAAYVQKQVMDVLKLHSAQTFEPERSLSDLGLDSLMLVELRDHFTRDLQVTLSPARLLRNPSIDELVEELSKHLREKAPAAQPQTLRDAPVQERAWLAHRLHRPKARLRLFCFHHLGGGASVFRQWADALPADVEVCPVQFPGREERIAEMPLTSFCAAIELLVQVLEPHLDRPFALYGHSMGSLVGFELAHRLGEHHGLQPEHLFVGGLWAPHLHAAKMAHQQASLSTLLEIPAALRTDAQFMAQLWPAVEADNHLCRSYSYQERARLLGCPLTVFGGLQDRVAGREELTAWNRHTNGIFRLQMFPGRHLFLNDSRDALLKVLARSLAPARSVY; this is encoded by the coding sequence ATGGATAGAGAACCAATCGCCATCGTCGGGATGGGCTGCCGGTTTCCCGGCGGGGTCGACAGCCCCGGCCAATTCTGGCAGCTGCTGTGCGATGGGGCCGATGCAATTAGCGATCTGCCCCCCGCGCGCTGGAATCTGGCGGATCTTGACACACTGGAACCCGGGGCGTCTGAGATGAAGCACGCGCGCCGGGGCGGATTTCTGGAGCAGGTGGACCGGTTCGATGCCGAATTTTTTGGCATCTCCCCGCGGGAGGCCGTCACGATAGATCCGCAGCAGCGTCTGGTCCTGGAGGTGGCCTGGGAAGCGCTCGAAGATGCCTGCCAGATTCCGGGGCGGCTGGCAGGCACTCGCACCGGTGTCTTCGTGGGTCTGTCGAGTTTCGATTATTACGAACTGCTGATGGCGGATGGCCGCAACTTCGATGCCTACTTGGGCACCGGCAACACCAACTGTGTTGCGGCCAATCGCCTTTCCTATGTGCTCGATCTCAAAGGACCGAGTCTGGCGGTCGATGCCGCCTGCTCCTCCTCGCTGGTGGCGGTGCATCTGGCCTGCCAGAGCCTCTGGAACGGCGAGTCCGATCTGTGCGTAGCGGCCGGGGTGCACGTGATGTTGTCCCCCAGGATTACGATGAGCTTCATCAAGGCGGGAATGATGGCGGCGGACGGCCGCTGCAAAACCTTCGACGCCCGTGCGGACGGCTACGTCCGCAGCGAAGGGGCCGGCGCCCTTATCCTGAAGCCGCAATCTTCAGCCCTGGCCGACGGTAACCGGATCTATGCGGTGATTCGAGGGAGCGGGACGAATCATAACGGCCGCAGCAACGGCCTGACCGCTCCCAACCCCCGCGCCCAGGAAAGCCTGCTGCGGCAGGTCTGGCGGCAGGCGGACGTCCTGCCGGGCCAGGTCCAGTACGTCGAAGCCCACGGGACAGGCACCGCCCTCGGGGATGCGATGGAGAGCAAAGCCCTGGGAGCGGTTCTCTGCGAGGGCTATCCCAGCGGGCGCTCCTGCCTGGTCGGTTCAGTCAAGACGAACATCGGCCATCTCGAGGCCGCCGCCGGAATCGCCGGGATTATCAAAGTCGCCCTGGCCCTCCACCACCGGCGAATACCTCCCAATCTGCACTTTGAGCAACCGAATCCGCACATTCCTTTCGAACGCCTGCCCCTGCAGGTCGTGCGGGAGTTGACCCCCTGGGAGCCTGGGGGCGAATTGCGCCTGGCCGGGGTGAGCGCCTTCGGCTTCGGCGGCACCAACGCCCACCTCCTCCTGCAAGAAGCCCCCCCCGAACCGCCTGCTCCCCCCAACCACCCGACTATCCCCCACCTGCTCACCCTCACCGCCCGCTCCGATGCCGCCCTGCGCCAACTGGCCGGGCGCTTCGCCAATCACCTGGACGCCGCCCACCCCGCCCACCTGCCGGATATTTGCTTTTCGGCCAACACCGGACGCACACTGTTCGCCTTTCGGCTGGCGCTCGTGGCGGAGCACCCCGCCGAGATGGCGGGTCTGCTGGCAGCTTTTGGCTGTGGCCAAAGGCCGCCGGGAGTGCATTTCGGCCACAGCCCGCGGCGGCGGACGGCGGTGGTGGAGGTGGAGGAGGGTGCCTATCCGCGGCCGCAAAGCTCGTTGGTAGAGCGGCGGCGGATGCTGGAGGTGCTGGGTGGGTGGTTCGTAGAAGGCTCGGCGGCGGTGGAGTGGGGGCGGTTGGCGGGGGATGGGCGGATGCGGCGGGTGTCGCTGCCGACTTACCCCTTCGAGCGGCAGCGCTACTGGATGGCACCAGAGCAGCAGCCGTTACCGGTGCACCCCACTCCTGCAAAAGTCCCCCAGCCGCCTCATACCCCGCGCGACCGGTTGGCCGCCTACGTTCAGAAGCAGGTGATGGACGTACTGAAGCTGCACTCTGCACAAACCTTCGAGCCCGAACGCTCGTTGAGCGATCTGGGCCTCGACTCGCTGATGCTGGTGGAACTGCGCGACCACTTTACTCGCGATCTGCAGGTCACTTTGTCCCCTGCCCGCCTGCTGCGCAACCCGAGTATCGACGAACTGGTGGAGGAATTGTCGAAACATCTGCGCGAAAAGGCGCCTGCCGCGCAGCCGCAGACACTGCGCGATGCGCCTGTGCAGGAGAGAGCCTGGCTTGCGCACCGCCTGCACCGACCCAAGGCGCGGCTGCGGCTGTTTTGTTTTCATCACCTGGGGGGCGGCGCTTCTGTGTTCCGGCAGTGGGCCGATGCTCTGCCTGCCGACGTGGAAGTCTGCCCCGTGCAATTTCCCGGCCGGGAGGAGCGCATCGCCGAAATGCCGCTCACCAGCTTTTGCGCGGCGATTGAGCTGCTCGTTCAGGTGCTCGAACCTCATCTCGATAGGCCGTTTGCCCTGTACGGCCACAGCATGGGCTCGCTGGTAGGTTTCGAGCTTGCCCATCGGCTTGGGGAGCACCACGGTCTGCAGCCGGAACACCTGTTTGTGGGCGGTCTGTGGGCTCCTCACCTGCACGCGGCCAAAATGGCGCACCAACAAGCATCCCTCTCGACCTTGCTGGAAATCCCGGCGGCGCTGCGCACCGATGCTCAGTTCATGGCCCAGTTGTGGCCTGCTGTGGAAGCGGATAACCACCTATGCCGAAGCTACAGCTACCAGGAGCGCGCCCGTCTGCTGGGCTGTCCGCTCACGGTCTTTGGCGGTCTGCAGGACCGCGTGGCCGGCCGCGAGGAGTTGACGGCCTGGAACCGGCACACCAACGGCATCTTCAGGCTGCAGATGTTTCCTGGAAGACACCTGTTTCTCAACGACAGTCGGGACGCGCTGCTCAAAGTGCTCGCCCGCTCGCTGGCACCGGCCCGCTCAGTTTACTGA
- a CDS encoding cytochrome P450 produces MDSVANLNQDAFGNTLPQTEAPFKFNVFDPAFHEDPYPFYDRLRRESPIYRNFMGAWVFTRYSDIKSILRDRRFRVLDKPGWIKNKNRYLTPDQGNFDALVRSSSKFFFFLEPPDHGRLRGLITKAFSASFVDRLRPHVEATLADLLGKVREQGAMDIMADLACPLPAIVIARLIGVPAADYARLGHLSDELARIFDPVISLEGYLHLNAVVEEFGSYFLDLVAEHKRQPGTDLIDSLIAAQEEGNRLSEEEVVAVCMQLFAGGEETTVNLIGNGMLALLTHPEQLELLRSKPEIIAGAVEELLRYDSSIQLVARAAIEDIEIEGCTIGAGEHVHLYLGAANRDPAQFFDPHSLDLTRVDNRHLAFGDGIHHCFGGPLARVEGQVVFQTLVQQFPKLRLAESRRPERREGTLLRGLKTLPVTF; encoded by the coding sequence ATGGATTCTGTCGCCAATCTCAATCAGGATGCGTTCGGCAATACGCTGCCCCAAACAGAAGCACCCTTTAAATTCAATGTTTTCGATCCCGCTTTTCACGAAGATCCCTATCCGTTTTACGACCGTCTGCGCCGCGAGTCTCCCATCTATCGCAACTTTATGGGTGCCTGGGTATTTACCCGCTACAGCGATATCAAATCCATCCTGCGCGACCGGCGCTTTCGCGTCCTCGACAAGCCCGGCTGGATCAAAAACAAAAATCGCTATCTCACACCGGATCAGGGAAACTTCGATGCCCTGGTCCGCTCCAGCAGCAAGTTTTTCTTCTTCCTGGAACCTCCCGATCACGGCCGGTTGCGGGGACTGATCACCAAGGCTTTTAGCGCAAGTTTTGTCGATCGGCTGCGTCCGCACGTCGAGGCGACCCTGGCGGATTTGCTGGGTAAGGTGCGCGAGCAAGGTGCGATGGACATCATGGCCGACTTGGCCTGCCCGCTTCCGGCCATCGTCATTGCCCGGCTCATCGGAGTGCCGGCGGCGGATTATGCCCGGTTGGGGCACCTGTCGGACGAACTGGCGCGCATCTTCGACCCGGTGATTTCCCTGGAAGGCTATCTGCACTTAAATGCGGTGGTCGAGGAATTCGGCAGTTATTTTCTTGATCTTGTCGCCGAGCACAAGCGACAGCCGGGCACGGATCTCATCGACAGTTTGATCGCCGCCCAGGAGGAAGGCAACCGCCTCAGTGAGGAGGAAGTGGTCGCCGTCTGTATGCAGCTGTTTGCCGGGGGTGAAGAGACGACGGTCAATCTCATCGGCAACGGCATGCTCGCCCTGCTGACCCATCCGGAGCAACTGGAACTCCTGCGCAGTAAGCCGGAGATCATCGCCGGCGCGGTCGAGGAGTTGCTGCGCTACGACAGTTCGATTCAACTGGTCGCCCGGGCGGCAATCGAGGATATCGAGATAGAAGGTTGCACGATTGGCGCCGGTGAGCACGTACATCTGTACCTGGGGGCAGCCAACCGCGACCCGGCCCAGTTTTTCGATCCCCACAGCTTGGATCTCACCCGCGTCGACAACCGCCATCTCGCTTTCGGCGACGGCATTCACCATTGCTTCGGCGGTCCGCTGGCGCGTGTGGAAGGTCAGGTCGTCTTTCAAACCCTGGTGCAGCAATTCCCGAAGCTGCGCCTCGCGGAGAGTCGGCGGCCCGAGCGGCGCGAAGGGACGCTCTTGCGTGGGTTGAAGACGTTGCCTGTCACCTTTTGA
- a CDS encoding acyl-CoA desaturase, with amino-acid sequence MLYLYLGSTMETDHFPAPSSKYLPGGKVRVTTANAHLQARYRSVGLVTLGIPALGTLAALGLLAFQPLRLLDVALLLGMYVLTVFGLEVGYHRHFAHGAFKASPPVRVTLAVLGGMAASGPLIYWAATHRLHHHFPDEPGDPHSPYLKADRPLERLPGLWHAHTGWMLDSEITNCALLARDLLRDLNVSRLNRRYYLWVLLGLLLPALVGGLASATWMGALQGLLWGGMVRIFLVHQLYIGALNSVCHLLGDRPFATGDLSTNNAWLALPTLGESWHNNHHAFCSSAVTGLEWWQIDPSGWCIRLLAAVGLVWEVKIPNQATIAARRQVR; translated from the coding sequence ATGCTGTATCTCTATCTCGGCTCGACGATGGAAACCGACCACTTTCCTGCGCCCTCGTCCAAATATCTGCCCGGCGGCAAAGTGCGGGTAACGACCGCCAACGCCCATCTGCAGGCCCGCTACCGGAGCGTGGGCCTGGTGACCCTTGGGATCCCCGCCCTGGGAACCCTGGCGGCCCTGGGCCTGCTGGCCTTCCAGCCGCTTCGGCTTCTGGATGTCGCATTGCTGCTGGGGATGTACGTCCTGACGGTGTTCGGCCTGGAAGTCGGCTATCATCGCCACTTCGCCCACGGCGCCTTCAAGGCGAGTCCACCGGTGCGGGTCACCCTGGCGGTTCTGGGTGGGATGGCCGCCTCCGGACCGCTCATCTACTGGGCTGCCACCCACCGCCTCCACCACCATTTCCCGGACGAGCCCGGCGATCCCCATTCGCCCTACCTCAAAGCCGACCGGCCGCTTGAGCGGCTGCCGGGCCTCTGGCACGCCCACACCGGCTGGATGCTCGACAGCGAAATTACCAACTGCGCACTTCTGGCCCGAGATCTGCTGCGCGATCTCAATGTCAGCCGCCTCAACCGCCGGTACTACCTCTGGGTGCTGCTCGGGCTGTTGCTCCCCGCCCTCGTGGGAGGACTGGCAAGCGCGACCTGGATGGGAGCCCTGCAGGGGCTGCTGTGGGGTGGGATGGTCCGCATCTTCCTGGTCCACCAGCTCTACATCGGCGCCCTCAACTCCGTCTGCCACCTGCTGGGTGATCGCCCTTTCGCCACCGGAGATTTGAGCACCAACAACGCCTGGCTCGCTCTTCCTACCCTGGGTGAGTCCTGGCACAACAACCACCACGCCTTTTGCAGCTCGGCTGTGACCGGTCTGGAGTGGTGGCAGATCGACCCGAGCGGCTGGTGCATTCGGCTGCTCGCTGCTGTCGGCCTGGTCTGGGAGGTAAAGATTCCGAACCAAGCAACGATCGCCGCCAGGAGGCAAGTCCGATGA